One segment of Elusimicrobiota bacterium DNA contains the following:
- a CDS encoding radical SAM protein translates to MLDEHFSDGTALMVYSRQVYPPLGLCYLASSLKRAGVSSRIMDFWTPAANLSALRNTLLKSAPKLVGIYTLSFDIQTISRLIKLIRGCCECRIVLGGPHITHHPQSVGLLGADFGIRGDAEDSLVALSEHILLGKGALDEIAGLVFSRNGQWTSKEPVILKDLDSIPFPDFSVLGDPAQYRFLMLDGAATSMVSSRGCPFDCVFCGITLKRRFFARSPENIVEEMAHLANAGYRYIDFKDDCFSANKERAKSICRMLIDRKISILWGCETRIDRTDNELLELMARAGCHNIRFGVESVVPRVRAVIGKDFTLTGLSDILRSCRRLGIITVGFFLVGHPTESLEEMRATADFAVASSFDIIEFNLVVPIPGSRLYEIAKSEGTLPENIWEDVIAGHSMPTYVPNGLTLVDMECLKRHAMLRFYLKFSTILRFLRRIRSLADLRVQLSTAKELLLWNLSSRTTT, encoded by the coding sequence ATGCTCGACGAGCATTTTTCTGATGGAACCGCGCTCATGGTCTACTCGAGACAAGTCTACCCACCGCTGGGCCTATGTTATCTGGCCAGCTCTCTCAAACGCGCCGGAGTCTCCTCGAGAATCATGGACTTCTGGACGCCTGCCGCCAACCTCAGCGCTCTCAGGAACACACTGCTGAAGTCCGCGCCCAAACTGGTCGGCATCTACACCCTTTCCTTCGATATCCAAACAATCAGCCGTCTGATCAAGCTTATCCGCGGATGCTGCGAATGCCGGATCGTCCTCGGCGGACCGCATATCACCCATCATCCCCAGTCCGTCGGCCTCCTAGGCGCGGACTTCGGCATCCGAGGAGATGCGGAAGATAGCCTCGTTGCCCTGTCAGAGCATATTCTGCTCGGGAAGGGAGCGCTCGACGAGATCGCCGGCCTCGTATTCTCACGAAACGGGCAGTGGACGAGCAAGGAACCTGTGATACTCAAGGACCTCGACTCGATCCCATTCCCCGACTTCAGCGTCCTGGGAGATCCCGCACAGTACCGCTTTCTAATGCTGGACGGGGCGGCCACATCGATGGTCTCCTCGCGCGGATGCCCATTCGACTGCGTCTTCTGCGGCATCACATTGAAGCGCCGCTTCTTCGCACGTAGTCCGGAAAACATCGTCGAAGAGATGGCCCACCTCGCGAACGCCGGCTATCGCTATATCGACTTCAAGGATGACTGTTTCTCCGCAAACAAGGAGCGTGCGAAGTCGATCTGCAGGATGCTCATCGATCGGAAGATCAGCATCCTCTGGGGTTGCGAGACACGAATCGACCGCACCGACAACGAGCTCCTTGAGCTCATGGCCCGTGCCGGCTGCCACAACATCCGCTTCGGCGTCGAATCAGTCGTCCCGCGCGTACGTGCGGTGATCGGGAAAGATTTCACATTGACGGGCCTCTCGGACATCCTCCGCTCATGCCGCCGGCTCGGAATCATCACCGTCGGGTTCTTCCTCGTCGGCCATCCCACGGAGAGCCTCGAAGAAATGCGGGCAACTGCCGATTTCGCCGTGGCATCTTCGTTTGATATCATCGAGTTCAATCTCGTGGTCCCCATCCCGGGCTCTCGCCTCTATGAGATTGCGAAGTCGGAGGGGACCTTGCCCGAGAATATTTGGGAAGACGTCATCGCAGGCCATTCGATGCCGACGTATGTCCCGAATGGTCTGACGTTGGTCGATATGGAATGCCTGAAGCGTCATGCCATGCTGAGGTTCTACCTAAAATTCAGCACGATACTCCGCTTCCTCCGACGGATCCGCTCGCTCGCAGATCTCCGCGTGCAGCTATCTACGGCGAAGGAGCTCCTCCTTTGGAATCTTTCCAGCAGGACAACGACATGA
- a CDS encoding class I SAM-dependent methyltransferase, with translation MTSELSSLLNQDAVRRFFDSTSSTYDERRFGFLQCRREALIKERIVGGQTLDIGCNCGALMRRYGQGLRCIGIDLSFACLARANNLRASQRHSFVQTAASHLPFKDAAFDTVVCSETLYYLDSPTSCLLEAQRTLRPGGTIIVISSNPLFYRLGRTIGVWMRLTPRDINPRPHSAHELVSLLTESGFSTIEVLHYDPIPMRGFGFLNRVPLLRKLGFLIIVVGRKDSEEVRPC, from the coding sequence GTGACATCTGAGCTTTCGTCGTTGCTCAACCAGGATGCGGTACGCCGTTTCTTCGATTCGACGAGCTCGACCTACGACGAAAGGAGGTTTGGCTTCCTCCAGTGCCGCCGCGAGGCCCTAATCAAGGAACGGATCGTTGGGGGCCAGACCCTCGACATTGGATGCAACTGCGGCGCCCTGATGCGGCGCTACGGACAGGGCCTGCGCTGCATCGGTATCGATCTCTCATTCGCCTGCCTTGCACGCGCGAATAATCTGCGCGCATCCCAGCGACACTCTTTCGTACAGACGGCGGCATCCCACCTACCCTTCAAGGACGCCGCGTTCGACACTGTCGTATGTTCCGAAACCCTTTACTATCTCGATTCTCCCACCTCATGCCTGCTCGAGGCGCAGAGGACCTTGCGTCCCGGGGGGACCATCATCGTCATTTCGAGCAATCCGTTGTTCTATCGCCTCGGGAGGACAATCGGCGTATGGATGAGATTGACGCCGAGGGACATCAACCCACGGCCACATTCGGCTCATGAGCTTGTCTCCTTGCTGACTGAGTCAGGGTTCTCAACAATCGAAGTGCTCCACTACGACCCCATACCGATGCGTGGATTCGGGTTCCTCAACAGAGTCCCGCTACTCCGAAAGCTAGGCTTCCTCATAATCGTCGTCGGGCGAAAGGACTCCGAGGAAGTCCGCCCATGCTGA